The Apibacter raozihei genome contains a region encoding:
- the rpsT gene encoding 30S ribosomal protein S20 codes for MANHKSALKRVRQNHVKRLRNKYYHKSARTAIKELRTETDKSVASEKLPAVFSQIDKLAKRNIIHKNKASNLKSKLSKHVNALA; via the coding sequence ATGGCAAATCATAAGTCAGCATTAAAAAGAGTAAGACAGAATCACGTAAAAAGATTACGTAACAAGTACTATCATAAATCTGCTCGAACTGCTATTAAGGAGTTGAGAACTGAAACTGATAAATCTGTTGCTAGCGAAAAATTACCCGCTGTTTTTTCTCAGATTGATAAGTTAGCTAAAAGAAATATTATTCATAAGAATAAAGCTTCTAACTTAAAATCAAAACTAAGTAAGCACGTAAACGCATTAGCGTAA
- a CDS encoding aspartate-semialdehyde dehydrogenase, producing MKIAIVGVSGAVGQELLKVLDQRNFPLSELALFGSKRSTGQVYTFKGKEYKVKELQHNDDFKDIDIALVSAGGGTSIEYAQTITKHGAIMIDNSSAFRMDNDVPLVVPEVNAEDALNAPRNIIANPNCTTIQMVVSLKPIEQLSHIKKVHVSTYQSASGAGAAAMDELIQQLKDAAENKEIISEKFAYQLALNLIPQVDVFTENGYTKEEMKMFNETRKIMHSDIEVSATCVRVPVLRAHSESIWVETEDELSVDQVRQAFENFDGVILEDQPNDKKYPMPLFLSGKDEVFVGRIRKDLTNPKGITFWNVSDQIRKGAALNAVQIAEYLVKQEK from the coding sequence ATGAAAATCGCAATTGTTGGAGTAAGTGGTGCCGTAGGGCAAGAACTTCTCAAAGTATTAGACCAAAGAAATTTTCCTTTATCAGAATTAGCACTTTTTGGTTCAAAAAGAAGTACTGGTCAAGTGTATACTTTTAAAGGTAAGGAGTACAAGGTCAAGGAACTTCAACATAACGATGACTTCAAAGATATTGATATAGCACTAGTTTCAGCTGGTGGAGGAACCTCAATCGAATATGCACAAACTATTACTAAGCATGGAGCTATTATGATTGATAATTCTTCAGCTTTTCGCATGGATAATGATGTTCCGTTAGTAGTGCCGGAAGTAAATGCAGAGGATGCGTTAAATGCTCCGAGAAACATTATAGCTAACCCTAATTGTACCACCATACAAATGGTAGTTTCTCTAAAACCTATTGAACAACTTTCTCATATCAAGAAAGTACATGTTTCTACTTATCAATCTGCTTCCGGAGCAGGTGCAGCAGCTATGGACGAATTAATTCAACAATTGAAAGATGCCGCAGAAAATAAAGAGATAATCTCTGAAAAATTTGCTTATCAGTTAGCGTTAAATCTAATTCCTCAGGTAGATGTTTTCACTGAAAACGGTTATACAAAAGAAGAAATGAAAATGTTTAATGAAACCCGTAAAATTATGCATTCAGACATTGAAGTTTCAGCAACTTGTGTACGGGTTCCTGTATTAAGAGCACACTCAGAGAGCATATGGGTAGAAACTGAAGACGAACTTAGTGTAGACCAGGTTCGACAGGCATTTGAAAACTTTGACGGAGTAATTCTGGAAGATCAACCCAATGACAAGAAATATCCAATGCCTTTATTTTTGTCAGGTAAAGATGAAGTTTTTGTGGGAAGAATAAGAAAAGATTTAACGAATCCGAAGGGAATTACATTTTGGAATGTAAGTGACCAAATCAGAAAAGGTGCGGCGCTAAATGCCGTTCAAATTGCTGAATATCTGGTTAAACAAGAAAAATAA